The following DNA comes from Massilia sp. KIM.
TTCGACCAGGCGCTGGCCCTGGTGCGCACGGCGCGCCGCGGCGGCGGCTACCTGCGCGCCAAGGCCATCCACAGTTCGAGCGCCTGGTGGAACGAGGCCGAGGTGGAGGCGATCGCGCCCGGCTTCGTGAACGACAACGGCTTCGTGCCCCAAGCCGGCGTGGTCAAGCTCAATCTTGACATCAACCGCATCCTCGGCCAGCAGAGCCGCCTGGGGCCGCTGCCGGTGAACTTCTACGAGTTCGAGGCCCACCTGGGGCTGCACGAGATCCGCACCCTGCGCGACCGCCACGGCGAGCAGCGCGGCAACGAGGTGGTGGAGCGCAAGATCCGGCCCGGCTTCTGGTTCTCGGCGCCTTACCAGACCCGCATGTGGACCCAGCTCGGCTTTGACCGCCAGCGCGCGCGCCAGTTCGGCAAGCTGCACCATACGCCGGCCCTGCACTTCGGCCTGGAGACGGTGCCCGCGCCCTGGGTGGCCAAGATCGCGGCCGAGGTCACGCTCGGCCGCCAGCTCGACGTCGACGCCGACCGCGTGGGACCCGGCGGCAACGTCACCATCGACGCCAACCTGCGTTTCAAGCTGCCGCGCGGCTGGGCGCTGGAAGCCGACCACCATGTCAACCGGGCCTGGGTCCAGGGTACGCTGGGCCATCCGGCCTTCGCCGACAATGCCTGGCGCTGGCTGGCCATGCTGCATTTCAGTCCGCGCGATTCATTGCGCCTGCTGGCCCAGAACACCTGGGCCGCGCGGCGCGACGACGGCATCACCCAGCTGCCGGCCTGGAACGAACGCCAGATCCACCGCTCCCTGCTGTATCGCTACCGCTGGCGCCACGGGCGCTCGGTCTCGACCGGCTATGTCGACGACCGCCAGCCCGTGCAAGGCAGCAAGCGGCGCGCGCTGACCGTGCAGATGCAGTGGGAAGTCTGAGCCGGGGAAGGCGGGCCGCTGCCAGGATGGCGCGGACAGGGTAGAATTCCGGCATCGGGGCGCTGCGCCCCTTCTGCAGAAGGACGACCTTCCCCTCGTCGAGGGTATCCGTTCCGGGACGGCCCGGCTTTCCTGTGAGGAGGGCCGGTCATGGCCTGGATCATGTTGTTCGTCGCCGGTGTCTTCGAAGTCGTGTGGGCCTTCGCCATGAAGCGCTCGGACGGCTTCACGCAAGTCATTCCCACGCTCGTCATGGCGGTCACGATGGTGGCCAGTTTCGTATTGCTGTCCCTGGCGATGCGCAGCATCCCGCTCGGCACCGCCTATACCATCTGGACCGGCATCGGCGCGGTCGGGGCCTTCGTGGTCGGGGTGGCGGTGCTGGGCGAGGTCTTGACGCCATTGCGCGTGCTGGCCGCGGTGCTGATCGTGGCGGGGCTGGTCTTGATGAAGCTCTCGTCGAGCTGAAGGAAGCGGCGGGCGGCGTAGGCCGCCCGCGCTGGAAGCATCAGAACGCGGCGATGCCGGTCTGCGCGCGACCCAGGATCAGCGCGTGGATGTCGTGGGTGCCTTCGTAGGTGTTGACCACCTCGAGGTTGACCATGTGACGGATGATGCCGAACTCGTCGGAGATGCCGTTACCGCCCAGCATGTCGCGCGCGACGCGGGCGATGTCCAGCGCCTTGCCGCAGGAGTTGCGCTTCATGATCGAGGTGATCTCGACGGCGGCCGTGCCTTCGTCCTTCATGCGGCCCAGGCGCAGGCAGCCCTGCAGGCCGAGGGTGATCTCGGTCTGCATGTCGGCCAGCTTCTTCTGCACCAGCTGGTTGGCCGCGAGCGGCTTGCCGAACTGCTGGCGGTCCATCACGTACTGGCGCGCGGTGTGCCAGCAGGCTTCGGCCGCGCCCAGTGCGCCCCAGGCGATGCCGTAGCGCGCCGAGTTCAGGCAGGTGAACGGACCCTTGAGGCCGCGCACTTCCGGGAAGGCGTTTTCTTCAGGCACGAACACATTGTCCATGACGATTTCGCCGGTGATCGAGGCGCGCAGGCCGAATTTGCCGTGGATGGCCGGGGCCGACAGGCCTTTCCAGCCTTTTTCCAGCACGAAGCCGCGGATCGCGCCTTCGTCGTCCTTTGCCCAGACCACGAACACGTCGGCGACCGGCGAGTTGGTGATCCACATCTTGGAACCGGTCAGCGAGTAGCCGCCCTCGACCTTGCGGGCGCGGGTGACCATCGAGGCCGGGTCGGAACCGTGGTTCGGCTCGGTCAGGCCGAAGCAGCCGATCCATTCGCCGGTGGCCAGCTTGGGCAGGTATTTCTGCTTGGTCGCCTCGTTGCCGAACTCATAGATCGGGACCATGACCAGCGAGGACTGCACGCTCATCATCGAGCGGTAGCCGGAGTCGACGCGCTCGACTTCGCGCGCGATCAGGCCGTAGGCCACGTAGTTCAGGCCCGGGCCGCCGTATTCCTCGGGAATGGTCGGGCCCAGCAGGCCCAGTTCGCCCATCTCGCGGAAGATCGAATTGTCCATCTGCTCGTGGCGGAAGGCTTCCAGGATGCGCGGCTGCAGCTTGTCCTGGCAATACGCGGCGGCGGCGTCGCGCACCATGCGCTCGTCGTCGCTCAGCTGGCTGTTCAGGAGCAGCGGGTCATCCCAGTGAAATTGTGTGCGGCTGGTCTTGCGGGGCGAATCGGAAGGGGTCATCGGAAATCCTGTCTCTGGGTTCTTGTAAGACGGCGGGCGCAGCCAGCCTAGCCTGATCATTATAGGAAGCCGGCCCGGCTGCATCTTTTGAAACAGCGACAGGATTTTTCAGATTTGGTGTGAGGGCAAGACCGGCCCCCGGCGGGATCAGGGCGTCGGGGTGCTGCCGAACTTGCCGTTATGGAAGATCAGCGAAGGCTGGGGATGCACCTGGCAATCCTCGACTTCGCCCACGAAGATGACGTGGTCGCCTTCAGGGTAGCGGCTGCGGTTGTGGCACTCGAACCAGGCCGAGACGCCCTTCAGGATGGGCTGGCCGGTGCGCGACAGTTCGTAGTCGACGCCCTGGAAGGGATTGTCGCGGCGGCGCGAGAAGCGCAGGGCCAGTTCTTCCTGGCCGGCGGCCAGCACGTTGATCACGTAGTGGGAATTGCCGCTGAAGATGGGCAGGCTGTTGGCGCCCACGCCCAGGCTCCACAGGACGAGCGGCGGCTCCAGCGACACCGAATTGAAGGAGCTGGCGGTCAGGCCGCGGAAGCTGCCGTCCTCCAGGCGCGTCGTGATGACGGTGACGCCGGTGGCGAACTGCGACAGCGCGAGGCGGAAATGCGTCGAATCGAAACCGCGCGCGGTGGCGCGGGGAGAGCGTGTGTTCATTGGGACCCTGGATGTTGGCGCCATTATGCCACCGACGCGCGATTCCTTGCCGGGCTCGCCCGTTTCCAGACAACAAAATGCCAAATGGCGTGCCATCCTGCCAACAGAACGGAGGCCGGGCGGCCGGTATCCTGCAGGGACGACTCGTTTGCGCTACATTAGTCAATATAGAAAACAGATGTCGGGGTCAATATGAGTGAGCAAGCGAGAACCGAAGTCGCCATCCTGGGTGGCGGCTGCTTCTGGTGCGTCGAGGCGGTGTACCTCGAGGCAAGGGGCGTGACGAAAGTGGAATCGGGCTATATGGGCGGACAGGTGGTGAATCCCAGCTACGAGCAGGTCTGCACCGGTACCACCGGCCATGCCGAGGTGGTGCGCCTGGAGTTCGATCCTTCGGTGATCAGCTACCGCGACATCCTCGAGATCTTCTTCACGATCCACGATCCGACCACGCCCGACCGCCAGGGCAACGACGTGGGGCCGCAGTACCGCTCGGTGATCTTTACTACCTCGCCGGAACAGGATGCGACGGCGCACAAGGTGATGGCCGAGATGGCGGCGGTCTGGGATGCGCCGATCGTGACCCAGATCGTGCCGGAAGAGACCTGGTACAAGGCGGAGGATTATCACCAGAACTATTTCGCGCAGCATCCGCTGCAGGGGTATTGCGCATTCGTGGTGGCGCCAAAGGTGCAGAAGTTCCGGAAGACTTTTGCGGAGCGTTTGAAGGCGTAAAGGCTGATTCGGTGGCGCTGGCGTGCCACCGTGTAGCCTTGCAGTGACAGCTGCGGATCGTCATTTCGGCACTGCTCGAAATGGCTTACTGCTGACGCGGGTACTCAATTTAGGCGTGCGTATCGGCTGCTCGACGAACTTGGATTCCCGCCTGCGCGGGAAGTCATTCTCGGCAGTGCCGAGAATGACGACTCGAGGGTCGGCGGCCGAAGCTAGGCCGCCGGCCCTGCACTCAGCCGTACATGTACTTCCTCGACCACGGCATCGAAGCCGGGTCGCCTCCCGCCTTCCCGCACACGATTTGATACAGGCTGATCCGGTCATGTGCGAAGGCATAGGCGCAGCCGGCCAGGTAGACATGCCAGATGCGGAAGCGCTTGGCGTCGGTCAGGGTGCGGATGTGCTCCGCATTGCTCTCGAAGTTCTCGGTCCAGATCGCGCAGGTGCGGGCGTAGTGCTTGCGCAGGTTCTCCACGTCGCGCACTTCCAGCCCGCCTTCCTGCATCGCCCGCACCACCGTCGCCAGGTGGGCCAGCTCGCCGTCCGGGAACACGTATTCGTCGATGAACTGCCCGCCGCCATAGGGCGTCGAGCCGTTGTTGACGTCGGTCGTGGTGATCCCGTGGTTCATGGCCACCCCGTCCGGCGCCAGCAGCTGGTTCACGCGCGAGAAATACTCGGGCAGGTGCTGCACGCCCACGTGCTCGAACATGCCCACGCTGGTGATGCGGTCGAAGCTGCCCTCGACGTCGCGGTAGTCCTGCAGGCGGATCTCGACCTGGTCTTGCAGGCCAGCCATCAGGACCCGCTCGCGCGCCAGCCGGAACTGGTTTTCCGACAGGGTGACGCCCACGCAGCGCGCGCCGAAGCGTTCGGCCGCGCGCAGCACCAGGGCGCCCCAGCCGCAGCCGATATCGAGCAGGGTCTGGCCGGGCCGCAGGTCGATTTTCTTGAGGATGTGGTCGATCTTCTTGACCTGGGCCGTGGCCAGGTCTTCGTCGCCGTTCTCGAAATAGGCGCAGGAATACACCATGTTCGGATCGAGCCAGGCGGCGTAGAACTCGTTCGAGACGTCGTAGTGGTAGCGGATCGCCTCGGCGTCCTTCTCGCGCGTGTGCGCCGAACCAAGCCGCAACCCGGAGAGCAGGCCGCGCGGCTTGTCGTCCATGACCCCGGAGGCGGCCAGCGCGTTGCCGACGTCGATGATGTCGGCCGCCCGGCCCTTGACCTCGATCGCCCCCTCCACGTAGGCACGGCCCAGGTTGTACAGCGACGGGTCCTTCAGGTAGCGCAAGGCGGATTTGTCGGGCACGCGGATGGTGACGCGCGGGGTTTCGGAGGAGAGCTCGATCTGCTCTCCGTTCCAGAGTTCCACGCGCAGCGGGATGGACAACTGTTTGCGCAAGCCTGCGCTCCAAGCAGAGAGCTTGATCTGGTCGAACACGGTCACCTCCGAAGTGGTGGCCGGCCGAGGCTGCCAGCCGGCCTTGCGATTGCCAACGGTGGGGCGTCCGTCGCCGCCTGCCTGCGGTCGGGGGCTGCGCGTCAGGGGCCGGGCGCCATCTAGCCAGAGTGGGAAATAGCTGAGACCAGTATCTGGCTTAACAGTTCACTATCAAGCATAGCAGGCTGCGCAAAGCCGTGCTGAGCTCACTCCATTTTGAGGGAGCTCAAGCGGTGTCAAGGCTGCAGGCGCTGGCGCGTCCAGCTGCCGTCGGCCTGGCGCTCGTAGACGATGCGGTCGTGGAAACGCGAGCGGCGGCCCTGCCAGAACTCGAGGCGTTCCGGCACCAGGCGCCAGCCGCCCCAGTTGTCGGGGCGCGCCGGATCCTCGCCGGCCTGCTGGGCCACCGCCTCGTAGTTGCTTTCGAGGGCGGCGCGGTTCTCGATCGGCGCGCTCTGGCGCGAGGCGATCGCCGACAGGCGGCTCTTGAGCGGACGGCTGCGGAAATAGCGGTCGCTTTCCTCGGCCGAGGTGCGCTCGACCCGGCCCTCGATGCGCACCTGGCGCTCCAGCTCGCTCCAGAAGAAGAGCAGGGCGGCCTGGGGGTTGGCCGCCAGGTCCTGCGACTTCTTGCTCTCGTAATTGGTGTACCAGGTGAAGCCGCGCTCGTCGAACTGCTTGACCAGCACGATGCGCGAGCTGGGGCGGCCGTCCGGGGCGACCGTGGCCAGCGACATCGCGTTCGGCTCGTTGACCTCGGCCTTGAGCGCCTGCTCGAACCACTTGGTGAACTGGAGCATCGGGTCGTCCAGCACGTCGTCCTCGCTCAGGCTGGCCTGGCCATAGTCCTTGCGCAGGTCGGCCACCGCCTGGCCGATGGCCGAGGTGTCCTTGGACTGGGCCTGGGGCGCGGCCCCGATGCCGCGGCGCGCCTGCATGGCGGCGCCCAGCCTGGCCATCTGTTCCGGCGAGAACAGGCGCAGCGCCATCGGCGCGACCACGCTTTCCTCGCGTTCCATGTGGGAGGTGTAGCGCTGCACGAAGCGCTGCACGGCGCTGGCCGAGAGCGTGGCTGCGCCGCCTTCCTTGATCAGGCTGAGCTGCTCGTGCAGGTCTTGCCACAGCGCGTCCATGTCCTTGTGGTCCTGCAGGATCACCGGAACCAGGGCCTGCAGGGTGGCGGCGTCCTCGCCCTGGGCGACCGCGCGCAGCATCGGTATCAGATCCTGCTCCTCGTCCTCGTGGTGCAGGTGGGCGGCCTTGTCGAAGTAGCGCAGGATGGCCTCGGCCGCCTGGCGCGCCTGCTCGTCCGCGCCATGCTCGGGCAGGTGGGACAGCAATCTTTCCAGCGTGCCAAGCTGCTTGCGGATCCGGCCGTGGCAGTGCTTGAGCACGGCGATCGGCTGGTCGAAATCGGGGGCGGCGTCGTGCAGGACCTGGTTCATTGTCGTATTGTTGACACGCGAAAATTTTTGATTGACTAGGTGTTATTTTAGTGCAGTCACGAAAATTCCGTCCGGTAAAATATAGGGATGAACACCATCAACACGCATATCTTCGCGGCAGCATTGGAAGAGGAAGTCGACTTCGCGCGCCGCTTCGGGGGCATCGCTCGCCTGTATGGCGAGCGTGCACTGGAACGTTTCCGCGCGGCGCACGTTTGCGTCATCGGCGTGGGCGGCGTCGGCTCGTGGGTCGTCGAGGCGCTGGCGCGCAGCGCCATCGGCCACCTGACCCTGATCGACCTCGACAACGTGGCCGAATCGAACGTCAACCGCCAGATCCAGGCGCTCAGCTCGACCATCGGCCTGCCGAAGATCGAAGCCCTGCAGCGTCGTATCGCCGAGATCAATCCCTTCTGTAAGGTCACCCTGGTCGAAGACTTCATCGACGTGGACAACATCCCGGCGATGGTGGCGGACAAGGGCTTCGACTACGTGATCGACGCCATCGACAGCGTCAAGCCCAAGGCGGCCCTGATCGCCTGGTGCCGCGCCAACGGCATACCGCTGGTGACGGTGGGCGGGGCCGGCGGGCAGACCGATCCGACCAAGGTCGAGATCCGCGACCTCGCGCGCACCGAGCAGGAACCGCTGCTCAAGAAGGTGCGCAAGATCCTGCGCGCCCAATACGGTTTCGCGCGTGGCGAAAAGAACAAGTACCACATCGACGCGGTGTTCTCGATGGAGCCGCTGCGCTATCCGGAGAGCGGCGACGC
Coding sequences within:
- a CDS encoding multidrug efflux SMR transporter — protein: MAWIMLFVAGVFEVVWAFAMKRSDGFTQVIPTLVMAVTMVASFVLLSLAMRSIPLGTAYTIWTGIGAVGAFVVGVAVLGEVLTPLRVLAAVLIVAGLVLMKLSSS
- a CDS encoding acyl-CoA dehydrogenase codes for the protein MTPSDSPRKTSRTQFHWDDPLLLNSQLSDDERMVRDAAAAYCQDKLQPRILEAFRHEQMDNSIFREMGELGLLGPTIPEEYGGPGLNYVAYGLIAREVERVDSGYRSMMSVQSSLVMVPIYEFGNEATKQKYLPKLATGEWIGCFGLTEPNHGSDPASMVTRARKVEGGYSLTGSKMWITNSPVADVFVVWAKDDEGAIRGFVLEKGWKGLSAPAIHGKFGLRASITGEIVMDNVFVPEENAFPEVRGLKGPFTCLNSARYGIAWGALGAAEACWHTARQYVMDRQQFGKPLAANQLVQKKLADMQTEITLGLQGCLRLGRMKDEGTAAVEITSIMKRNSCGKALDIARVARDMLGGNGISDEFGIIRHMVNLEVVNTYEGTHDIHALILGRAQTGIAAF
- a CDS encoding flavin reductase family protein, which translates into the protein MNTRSPRATARGFDSTHFRLALSQFATGVTVITTRLEDGSFRGLTASSFNSVSLEPPLVLWSLGVGANSLPIFSGNSHYVINVLAAGQEELALRFSRRRDNPFQGVDYELSRTGQPILKGVSAWFECHNRSRYPEGDHVIFVGEVEDCQVHPQPSLIFHNGKFGSTPTP
- the msrA gene encoding peptide-methionine (S)-S-oxide reductase MsrA, with protein sequence MSEQARTEVAILGGGCFWCVEAVYLEARGVTKVESGYMGGQVVNPSYEQVCTGTTGHAEVVRLEFDPSVISYRDILEIFFTIHDPTTPDRQGNDVGPQYRSVIFTTSPEQDATAHKVMAEMAAVWDAPIVTQIVPEETWYKAEDYHQNYFAQHPLQGYCAFVVAPKVQKFRKTFAERLKA
- a CDS encoding cyclopropane-fatty-acyl-phospholipid synthase family protein; translated protein: MFDQIKLSAWSAGLRKQLSIPLRVELWNGEQIELSSETPRVTIRVPDKSALRYLKDPSLYNLGRAYVEGAIEVKGRAADIIDVGNALAASGVMDDKPRGLLSGLRLGSAHTREKDAEAIRYHYDVSNEFYAAWLDPNMVYSCAYFENGDEDLATAQVKKIDHILKKIDLRPGQTLLDIGCGWGALVLRAAERFGARCVGVTLSENQFRLARERVLMAGLQDQVEIRLQDYRDVEGSFDRITSVGMFEHVGVQHLPEYFSRVNQLLAPDGVAMNHGITTTDVNNGSTPYGGGQFIDEYVFPDGELAHLATVVRAMQEGGLEVRDVENLRKHYARTCAIWTENFESNAEHIRTLTDAKRFRIWHVYLAGCAYAFAHDRISLYQIVCGKAGGDPASMPWSRKYMYG
- the pdxH gene encoding pyridoxamine 5'-phosphate oxidase, encoding MNQVLHDAAPDFDQPIAVLKHCHGRIRKQLGTLERLLSHLPEHGADEQARQAAEAILRYFDKAAHLHHEDEEQDLIPMLRAVAQGEDAATLQALVPVILQDHKDMDALWQDLHEQLSLIKEGGAATLSASAVQRFVQRYTSHMEREESVVAPMALRLFSPEQMARLGAAMQARRGIGAAPQAQSKDTSAIGQAVADLRKDYGQASLSEDDVLDDPMLQFTKWFEQALKAEVNEPNAMSLATVAPDGRPSSRIVLVKQFDERGFTWYTNYESKKSQDLAANPQAALLFFWSELERQVRIEGRVERTSAEESDRYFRSRPLKSRLSAIASRQSAPIENRAALESNYEAVAQQAGEDPARPDNWGGWRLVPERLEFWQGRRSRFHDRIVYERQADGSWTRQRLQP
- the tcdA gene encoding tRNA cyclic N6-threonylcarbamoyladenosine(37) synthase TcdA → MNTINTHIFAAALEEEVDFARRFGGIARLYGERALERFRAAHVCVIGVGGVGSWVVEALARSAIGHLTLIDLDNVAESNVNRQIQALSSTIGLPKIEALQRRIAEINPFCKVTLVEDFIDVDNIPAMVADKGFDYVIDAIDSVKPKAALIAWCRANGIPLVTVGGAGGQTDPTKVEIRDLARTEQEPLLKKVRKILRAQYGFARGEKNKYHIDAVFSMEPLRYPESGDACAVDPNSVTGLNCAGFGSSMVVTATFGMVAAGQVLRKLAEAANAAATQEREDAAVQTVQGVEALLS